A window of Vidua chalybeata isolate OUT-0048 chromosome 27, bVidCha1 merged haplotype, whole genome shotgun sequence contains these coding sequences:
- the RNF126 gene encoding E3 ubiquitin-protein ligase RNF126 isoform X1 yields MAEASPQPGRFFCHCCSAEIAPRLPDYICPRCESGFIEELPEEPRNADNETSSSTSATDQSRHPFENVDQHLFTLPPGYGQFAFGFFDDSFEFPFGSNVQPEDNRDSENRREREHQSRHRYGARQPRARLATRRASGRHEGVPTLEGIIQQLVNGIIAPTTIPNLGLGPWGVLHSNPMDYAWGANGLDAIITQLLNQFENTGPPPADKEKIQALPTIQITQEHVDSGLECPVCKEDYTVGENVRQLPCNHLFHDGCIVPWLEQHDTCPVCRKSLSGQNTATNPPGLTGMNFSSSSSSSSSSSSPSNENSSNNS; encoded by the exons ATGGCGGAGGCGTCGCCGCAGCCGGGCCGGTtcttctgccactgctgctcgGCCGAGATCGCCCCGCGCCTGCCC GACTACATCTGCCCACGGTGTGAGTCTGGTTTTATTGAAGAGCTTCCTGAGGAGCCGAG GAATGCTGACAATGAGACCAGCTCCTCTACGTCAGCCACTGATCAGAGCAGGCATCCTTTTGAG aaCGTGGATCAGCACTTGTTCACCTTGCCCCCGGGCTATGGCCAGTTTGCTTTCGGGTTCTTTGACGACAGCTTTGAGTTTCCCTTTGGGTCCAACGTGCAGCCGGAAGACAACCGGGACTCGGAGAACCGGCGGGAGCGCGAGCACCAGTCCCGGCACCGCTACGGCGCCAggcagccccgcgcccgccTGGCCACGCGCCGAGCCTCGGGCAGGCACGAGGGCGTCCCCACGCTGGAAGG AATTATCCAGCAGCTGGTCAATGGAATTATTGCACCGACCACAATTCCAAACCTAGGCCTGGGCCCTTG GGGAGTCCTGCACTCAAATCCGATGGACTATGCCTGGGGTGCCAACGGCCTGGATGCGATTATCACACAG TTACTGAATCAGTTTGAAAACACTGGACCGCCGCCAGCGGACAAAGAGAAGATCCAGGCCCTCCCCACCATACAGATCACACAGGAGCACGTAG ATTCCGGGTTGGAGTGCCCTGTGTGTAAGGAAGACTACACAGTCGGGGAGAACGTGCGGCAGTTACCGTGCAATCACCTGTTCCATGATGGCTGCATCGTCCCGTGGCTGGAGCAG CATGACACGTGTCCCGTCTGCCGGAAAAGTTTAAGTGGACAAAACACTGCCACAAACCCCCCAGGACTCACAGGGATGAACTTCTcgtcatcctcctcctcctcctcttcctccagctcACCAAGTAATGAAAACTCATCGAACAACTCATGA
- the RNF126 gene encoding E3 ubiquitin-protein ligase RNF126 isoform X2 has product MAEASPQPGRFFCHCCSAEIAPRLPDYICPRCESGFIEELPEEPRNADNETSSSTSATDQSRHPFENVDQHLFTLPPGYGQFAFGFFDDSFEFPFGSNVQPEDNRDSENRREREHQSRHRYGARQPRARLATRRASGRHEGVPTLEGIIQQLVNGIIAPTTIPNLGLGPWGVLHSNPMDYAWGANGLDAIITQLLNQFENTGPPPADKEKIQALPTIQITQEHVDSGLECPVCKEDYTVGENVRQLPCNHLFHDGCIVPWLEQNRLELPTVFS; this is encoded by the exons ATGGCGGAGGCGTCGCCGCAGCCGGGCCGGTtcttctgccactgctgctcgGCCGAGATCGCCCCGCGCCTGCCC GACTACATCTGCCCACGGTGTGAGTCTGGTTTTATTGAAGAGCTTCCTGAGGAGCCGAG GAATGCTGACAATGAGACCAGCTCCTCTACGTCAGCCACTGATCAGAGCAGGCATCCTTTTGAG aaCGTGGATCAGCACTTGTTCACCTTGCCCCCGGGCTATGGCCAGTTTGCTTTCGGGTTCTTTGACGACAGCTTTGAGTTTCCCTTTGGGTCCAACGTGCAGCCGGAAGACAACCGGGACTCGGAGAACCGGCGGGAGCGCGAGCACCAGTCCCGGCACCGCTACGGCGCCAggcagccccgcgcccgccTGGCCACGCGCCGAGCCTCGGGCAGGCACGAGGGCGTCCCCACGCTGGAAGG AATTATCCAGCAGCTGGTCAATGGAATTATTGCACCGACCACAATTCCAAACCTAGGCCTGGGCCCTTG GGGAGTCCTGCACTCAAATCCGATGGACTATGCCTGGGGTGCCAACGGCCTGGATGCGATTATCACACAG TTACTGAATCAGTTTGAAAACACTGGACCGCCGCCAGCGGACAAAGAGAAGATCCAGGCCCTCCCCACCATACAGATCACACAGGAGCACGTAG ATTCCGGGTTGGAGTGCCCTGTGTGTAAGGAAGACTACACAGTCGGGGAGAACGTGCGGCAGTTACCGTGCAATCACCTGTTCCATGATGGCTGCATCGTCCCGTGGCTGGAGCAG
- the PRSS57 gene encoding serine protease 57 — MPRLSPWRDLSTPTPSSPSGGGSGPLCATMVTAGLFILSLGGSILLPALAAAGTQGSQIIGGKAAAPHSRPFIASIQMDGEHVCGGFLVWPKWVMTAAHCFIPRRSPSVRVVLGAQRLQEPEESQQIFSVAESIAHPLYNPHATDNDIRLLRLNGSATLNKYVKRIRLPSPHIDLKPGTVCSVMGWGDTSNFGDQPTELMETNTTIIKRSLCRTLWRGKVSANMLCGASRNTTLQGVCAGDSGGPLVFKDKVHGIVSFSGQRCGDRRFPDIYTKISNYIDWVHHVVRGFHHGKGWLKP; from the exons ATGCCAAGGCTCAgcccctggagggatttaagcACCCCCACCCCGAGTAGCCCCAGCGGTGGTGGCAGTGGCCCACTCTGTGCCACCATGGTCACAGCGGGGCTCTTCATCCTCAGCCTGGGAGGctccatcctgctcccagctctggccGCGGCAG GCACCCAGGGGAGCCAGATCATCGGGGGAAAGGCGGCAGCACCCCATTCCCGACCCTTCATCGCCTCCATCCAGATGGACGGGGAGCACGTCTGCGGGGGCTTCCTGGTGTGGCCCAAGTGGGTGATGACAGCTGCCCACTGCTTCATTCCCAG GCGCAGCCCCTCGGTGCGCgtggtgctgggagcccagcGGCTGCAGGAGCCCGAGGAGTCCCAGCAGATCTTCAGCGTGGCCGAGTCCATCGCCCACCCACTCTACAACCCCCACGCCACGGACAACGACATCCGCCTGCTCCGG CTGAACGGGTCGGCCACGCTGAACAAGTACGTGAAGCGGATCCGCCTGCCCTCCCCGCACATCGACCTGAAACCCGGCACTGTCTGCTCCGTGATGGGCTGGGGGGACACCTCCAACTTTGGAGACCAGCCCACCGAGCTGATGGAGACCAACACCACCATCATCAAGAGGAGCCTCTGCCGGACGCTGTGGAGGGGCAAGGTCTCGGCCAACATGCTGTGCGGGGCCAGCCGCAACACCACGCTGCAGGGAGTCTGTGCT GGTGACTCCGGGGGACCCCTGGTCTTCAAGGACAAGGTTCATGGCATTgtctccttctctggacagagaTGTGGGGACCGCCGGTTCCCTGACATCTACACCAAGATCTCCAACTACATTGACTGGGTGCATCACGTTGTGCGAGGGTTCCACCATGGGAAGGGGTGGTTGAAGCCCTAG
- the FSTL3 gene encoding follistatin-related protein 3, translating to MPLRLALCLLALCSPAAAHGGICWLQQGKEAKCTMILKTGVTWEECCANGNVDVAWSNYTYPGNKISLLGFLGLVTCHPCKESCEGVVCGPDKVCKMKHGRPQCACAPDCSSLPRKLQVCGSDGYTYRDECDLLTAKCRDHPDLEVMYQGKCKKSCSSVVCPGTHTCVVDQTGSAHCVMCRTAPCPEPTSLDHALCGNNNVTYPSACHLRRATCHRGRSIGVRHYGSCSAAAKFSAETDSVEENYV from the exons atGCCGCTGCGGCTGGCGCTCTGCCTGCTGGCGCTCTgcagccccgccgccgcgcACG GTGGAATCTGCTGGCTGCAACAGGGGAAGGAGGCCAAGTGCACCATGATCCTCAAGACTGGCGTGACGTGGGAGGAATGCTGTGCCAACGGCAACGTGGACGTGGCCTGGTCTAATTACACCTACCCAGGCAACAAGATCAGCCTGCTGGGCTTCCTGGGGCTGGTGACCTGCCATCCCTGCAAAG AGAGCTGCGAGGGGGTGGTGTGCGGCCCCGACAAGGTCTGCAAGATGAAGCACGGCCGTCCCCAGTGTGCCTGTGCCCCCGACTGCTCCAGCCTGCCCCGCAAGCTGCAGGTCTGTGGCTCCGATGGCTACACCTACCGGGACGAGTGTGACCTGCTGACAGCCAAGTGCAGAGACCACCCCGACCTCGAAGTGATGTACCAGGGGAAATGCAAAA AGTCCTGCTCCAGCGTGGTGTGTCCTGGCACACACACCTGCGTGGTGGACCAGACAGGCAGTGCCCACTGTGTGATGTGCCGGACGGCCCCCTGCCCAGAGCCCACCAGCCTGGACCACGCCCTCTGCGGCAACAACAACGTCACCTACCCCTCGGCGTGCCACCTGCGGCGAGCCACCTGCCACCGCGGCCGCTCCATCGGCGTGCGCCACTACGGGAGCTGCTCAG CTGCGGCCAAATTCTCCGCGGAGACGGACAGCGTGGAGGAGAACTATGTGTGA